The following is a genomic window from Candidatus Methylomirabilota bacterium.
CAGCCGTACTTCTGCGCGACCTGACCGATGGCGTTGGCCACCCCCGACTGGATGGCCCCCACGAGGAACGCCACCTCGTTGCGGGTGATCATGCGCTCGGCCACGCGGGAGCCCGTGGCCGGGGTCGTCTCGGTGTCGGCCGTGATGTACGCGAGCTTGCGGCCGAGCACGCCGCCTCTGGCGTTGGCCTCCTCGATGGCCATGATGGTGCCGCGCTGCTCGTCCTGGCCGCTGTTGGCGAACTGCCCGCTGGCGTCGTGGGTGAGCCCGATGAGGATCGGCTTGTCCTTCCTCTGGGCGTAGACGTGGTGGTGCCGCCACGGCCCGAAGAAGGTGGCCCCGCCGACCAGCGCGCCGTTCACCAGCAGGGTGCGTCGCGAGATGCCGCTCGTCATTGCCGTGCCCTCCCGTGGATCTGCAGGGGTGCGCTCCTTTTCAGGTGGTCTCGGCCAGCCGCTCCATCGCGAGGAGGCGGTGGCGCTCGACGGCGCGCGCAGCCCGGGCCGTGTCGCCGGCCTCCAGCGCGCGCAGGATCTCCTCGTGCTCGGCGAGCGACTCGGCCGCGAAGCCGCCGCGCCGGGCGTGCATGATCACGCGATAGTACTCGCCGCGATCCCAGACGTTCTGCAGCACCTGGACGACCTGGCGCAGCCCCGAGACCTCCCAGAGCATCCGGTGAAAGCGGCTGTCGGCGTTCACGGCGCGCCCCGTGTCCCCGGCGCGGCGGGCGGCGACGATCTCGGCCTGGACCTCGCGCAGGCCCTTCAGCGTCACGGGGGGGATCTTGCCGTCGGCCTCGCGCAGGCAGAGCGCTTCCAGCGCCGCCATCATGAGGAAGCGCTCGCGGAACTCCTCCCGCGACAGGCCGGACACGACCACGTCGCGATGGGGATTGATCCGGACGAAACCCTCGCTCTCCAGGCGGCGCAGCGCCTGCATCACGGGGA
Proteins encoded in this region:
- a CDS encoding GntR family transcriptional regulator → MQTRRPPRTRARSARSPRPAARARGRARGAVDPVNLFAAPLQHRTLEELAYEHIRTALIRGTLAPGQRIVASAVARAAGISRIPVMQALRRLESEGFVRINPHRDVVVSGLSREEFRERFLMMAALEALCLREADGKIPPVTLKGLREVQAEIVAARRAGDTGRAVNADSRFHRMLWEVSGLRQVVQVLQNVWDRGEYYRVIMHARRGGFAAESLAEHEEILRALEAGDTARAARAVERHRLLAMERLAETT